In Bombyx mori chromosome 11, ASM3026992v2, one genomic interval encodes:
- the LOC119629127 gene encoding knirps-related protein: MWDFGNSAVTILCSDTKDRKMNQKCKVCGEPAAGFHFGAFTCEGCKSFFGRSYNNLNSITECKNNGECVINKKNRTACKACRLRKCLMVGMSKSGSRYGRRSNWFKIHCLLQEQQQAAQSHSPPRVPQSPHPLAPPFPPHLFPGLARPRTKEELALLGLEDYNKPCSGSPDSHRSGSSPKSDEKARITSRPVDRALTPPRESLFQLPLANIASLPHFHHSPFLPPPPFSPFPTNHPLLFPPGLHPIYSRHLLDHAAFRQAAENNNDVRIDDHNSESSKRFFLDEILKHQRSSQPTPQEEVVSESEFVPTPPTERRASESPIQENPMDLSVKSDGRSSSARRRSDDSEIIVPDNDDNESASAGASASEEEDMPYSQIKRIKLHPLDLTTKV, encoded by the exons aTGAACCAGAAGTGTAAAGTGTGCGGCGAGCCAGCGGCCGGCTTCCATTTCGGTGCTTTCACGTGCGAGGGATGCAAG TCATTCTTCGGTCGTTCGTACAACAACCTGAACTCCATAACGGAGTGCAAGAACAACGGCGAGTGCGTCATCAACAAGAAGAACAGGACGGCGTGCAAGGCATGCCGCCTCCGCAAGTGTCTCATGGTGGGCATGTCCAAGTCCGGCTCCAGGTACGGTCGCCGCTCCAACTGGTTCAAGATCCACTGCCTCCTACAGGAACAACAACAGGCCGCACAATCCCACTCGCCACCTCGAGTACCGCAGTCGCCCCACCCGTTGGCGCCGCCATTCCCCCCACATTTGTTCCCCGGCCTGGCGAGACCGCGCACGAAAGAAGAACTAGCCTTGTTAGGACTGGAGGACTACAACAAACCGTGCTCAGGATCCCCAGACTCACACCGAAGCGGGTCTTCTCCGAAATCCGATGAGAAAGCACGCATCACATCTCGGCCTGTCGACAGAGCACTTACTCCGCCCCGGGAGTCTCTGTTCCAACTGCCTCTGGCGAATATCGCTTCCTTGCCCCATTTCCACCACTCGCCGTTCTTACCTCCGCCACCATTTAGTCCTTTTCCAACGAACCATCCTTTGCTGTTCCCTCCGGGACTCCACCCTATATACTCGCGACATTTACTGGACCACGCCGCATTTAGACAAGCCGCCGAGAACAACAATGACGTGAGGATCGACGACCACAACTCGGAGTCTTCGAAAAGATTCTTTTTGGACGAGATTTTGAAACATCAGAGATCTTCACAACCGACGCCTCAAGAAGAAGTTGTGTCTGAGTCTGAATTTGTGCCTACGCCTCCTACTGAACGACGGGCTTCCGAATCACCAATTCAGGAGAACCCCATGGACCTGTCAGTGAAATCTGACGGTCGGTCGAGTTCAGCCCGACGGCGGTCTGACGACAGCGAGATCATAGTTCCAGACAACGATGATAACGAGTCCGCAAGCGCAGGCGCCTCCGCCAGCGAAGAGGAGGACATGCCGTACTCTCAAATCAAGAGAATCAAACTTCACCCTTTAGATCTCACCACTAAAGTGTGA